The proteins below are encoded in one region of Neofelis nebulosa isolate mNeoNeb1 chromosome 17, mNeoNeb1.pri, whole genome shotgun sequence:
- the DPF1 gene encoding zinc finger protein neuro-d4 isoform X9, whose protein sequence is MNEIVARWAAERAAQAGLGPRAAAAAPRAGGGPAERAMATAIQNPLKSLGEDFYREAIEHCRSYNARLCAERSLRLPFLDSQTGVAQNNCYIWMEKTHRGPGLAPGQIYTYPARCWRKKRRLNILEDPRLRPCEYKIDCEAPLKKEGGLPEGPVLEALLCAETGEKKIELKEEETIMDCQKQQLLEFPHDLEVEDLEDDIPRRKNRAKGKAYGIGGLRKRQDTASLEDRDKPYVCDICGKRYKNRPGLSYHYTHTHLAEEEGEENAERHALPFHRKNNHKPKKAPDGTVIPNGYCDFCLGGSKKTGCPEDLISCADCGRSGHPSCLQFTVNMTAAVRTYRWQCIECKSCSLCGTSENDDQLLFCDDCDRGYHMYCLSPPMAEPPEGSWSCHLCLRHLKEKASAYITLT, encoded by the exons ATGAATGAAATCGTAGCGCGCTGGGCGGCAGAGCGGGCGGCGCAGGCCGGGCTGGGCCCGCGCGCGGCGGCAGCAGCGCCCCGGGCCGGAGGCGGCCCAGCCGAGCGGGCCATGGCCACCGCCATTCAGAACCCGCTCAAGTC CCTAGGCGAGGACTTCTACCGCGAGGCCATTGAGCACTGCCGCAGCTACAACGCGCGCCTGTGCGCTGAGCGCAGCCTGCGCCTGCCCTTCCTCGACTCGCAGACCGGCGTGGCCCAGAACAACTGCTACATCTGGATGGAAAAGACCCACCGCGGACCTG GTCTGGCCCCGGGACAGATCTACACGTACCCCGCGCGCTGTTGGAGAAAGAAACGGAGACTTAACATCCTGGAGGACCCCAGACTCCGGCCCTGCGAGTACAAGATCG ATTGTGAGGCACCCCTGAAGAAGGAGGGTGGCCTCCCCGAAGGGCCTGTCCTCGAGGCGCTACTGTGTGCTGAGACAGGGGAGAAGAAGATCGagttgaaggaggaggagaccaTTATGGACTGCCAG AAACAGCAGCTGCTGGAGTTTCCACATGATCTCGAGGTGGAAGACTTGGAGGATGACATTCCCAGGAGGAAGAACAGGGCTAAAGGAAAG GCATATGGCATCGGGGGTCTCCGGAAACGCCAGGACACCGCATCCCTGGAGGACCGAGACAAGCCGTATGTCTGTGATA TCTGTGGGAAACGGTATAAGAACCGGCCAGGGCTCAGCTACCACTACACCCACACCCACCTggctgaggaggagggggaggagaacgCCGAGCGCCACGCCCTGCCCTTCCACCGGAAAAACAACCATAAAC CCAAGAAGGCGCCCGATGGCACTGTCATCCCCAACGGCTACTGTGActtctgcctgggtggctccaagAAGACGGGGTGTCCCGAGGACCTCATCTCCTGTGCTGACTGTGGGCGATCAG GACACCCCTCATGTTTACAGTTTACGGTGAACATGACGGCGGCCGTGCGGACCTACCGCTGGCAGTGCATCGAGTGCAAGTCCTGCAGCCTGTGCGGCACCTCGGAGAACGAC GACCAGCTGCTGTTTTGTGACGACTGCGATCGGGGTTACCACATGTACTGCCTGAGCCCCCCCATGGCGGAGCCCCCGGAAG GGAGCTGGAGTTGTCACCTCTGTCTTCGGCACCTGAAAGAGAAGGCCTCTGCCTACATCACCCTCACCTAG
- the DPF1 gene encoding zinc finger protein neuro-d4 isoform X7 yields the protein MNEIVARWAAERAAQAGLGPRAAAAAPRAGGGPAERAMATAIQNPLKSLGEDFYREAIEHCRSYNARLCAERSLRLPFLDSQTGVAQNNCYIWMEKTHRGPGLAPGQIYTYPARCWRKKRRLNILEDPRLRPCEYKIDCEAPLKKEGGLPEGPVLEALLCAETGEKKIELKEEETIMDCQKQQLLEFPHDLEVEDLEDDIPRRKNRAKGKAYGIGGLRKRQDTASLEDRDKPYVCDICGKRYKNRPGLSYHYTHTHLAEEEGEENAERHALPFHRKNNHKPKKAPDGTVIPNGYCDFCLGGSKKTGCPEDLISCADCGRSGHPSCLQFTVNMTAAVRTYRWQCIECKSCSLCGTSENDGASWAGLTPQDQLLFCDDCDRGYHMYCLSPPMAEPPEGERRGSWSCHLCLRHLKEKASAYITLT from the exons ATGAATGAAATCGTAGCGCGCTGGGCGGCAGAGCGGGCGGCGCAGGCCGGGCTGGGCCCGCGCGCGGCGGCAGCAGCGCCCCGGGCCGGAGGCGGCCCAGCCGAGCGGGCCATGGCCACCGCCATTCAGAACCCGCTCAAGTC CCTAGGCGAGGACTTCTACCGCGAGGCCATTGAGCACTGCCGCAGCTACAACGCGCGCCTGTGCGCTGAGCGCAGCCTGCGCCTGCCCTTCCTCGACTCGCAGACCGGCGTGGCCCAGAACAACTGCTACATCTGGATGGAAAAGACCCACCGCGGACCTG GTCTGGCCCCGGGACAGATCTACACGTACCCCGCGCGCTGTTGGAGAAAGAAACGGAGACTTAACATCCTGGAGGACCCCAGACTCCGGCCCTGCGAGTACAAGATCG ATTGTGAGGCACCCCTGAAGAAGGAGGGTGGCCTCCCCGAAGGGCCTGTCCTCGAGGCGCTACTGTGTGCTGAGACAGGGGAGAAGAAGATCGagttgaaggaggaggagaccaTTATGGACTGCCAG AAACAGCAGCTGCTGGAGTTTCCACATGATCTCGAGGTGGAAGACTTGGAGGATGACATTCCCAGGAGGAAGAACAGGGCTAAAGGAAAG GCATATGGCATCGGGGGTCTCCGGAAACGCCAGGACACCGCATCCCTGGAGGACCGAGACAAGCCGTATGTCTGTGATA TCTGTGGGAAACGGTATAAGAACCGGCCAGGGCTCAGCTACCACTACACCCACACCCACCTggctgaggaggagggggaggagaacgCCGAGCGCCACGCCCTGCCCTTCCACCGGAAAAACAACCATAAAC CCAAGAAGGCGCCCGATGGCACTGTCATCCCCAACGGCTACTGTGActtctgcctgggtggctccaagAAGACGGGGTGTCCCGAGGACCTCATCTCCTGTGCTGACTGTGGGCGATCAG GACACCCCTCATGTTTACAGTTTACGGTGAACATGACGGCGGCCGTGCGGACCTACCGCTGGCAGTGCATCGAGTGCAAGTCCTGCAGCCTGTGCGGCACCTCGGAGAACGAC GGTGCCAGCTGGGCGGGTCTCACCCCCCAGGACCAGCTGCTGTTTTGTGACGACTGCGATCGGGGTTACCACATGTACTGCCTGAGCCCCCCCATGGCGGAGCCCCCGGAAGGTGAGAGAAGAG GGAGCTGGAGTTGTCACCTCTGTCTTCGGCACCTGAAAGAGAAGGCCTCTGCCTACATCACCCTCACCTAG
- the DPF1 gene encoding zinc finger protein neuro-d4 isoform X1, translating to MNEIVARWAAERAAQAGLGPRAAAAAPRAGGGPAERAMATAIQNPLKSLGEDFYREAIEHCRSYNARLCAERSLRLPFLDSQTGVAQNNCYIWMEKTHRGPGLAPGQIYTYPARCWRKKRRLNILEDPRLRPCEYKIDCEAPLKKEGGLPEGPVLEALLCAETGEKKIELKEEETIMDCQKQQLLEFPHDLEVEDLEDDIPRRKNRAKGKAYGIGGLRKRQDTASLEDRDKPYVCDICGKRYKNRPGLSYHYTHTHLAEEEGEENAERHALPFHRKNNHKQFYKELAWVPEAQRKHTAKKAPDGTVIPNGYCDFCLGGSKKTGCPEDLISCADCGRSGHPSCLQFTVNMTAAVRTYRWQCIECKSCSLCGTSENDGASWAGLTPQDQLLFCDDCDRGYHMYCLSPPMAEPPEGERRGSWSCHLCLRHLKEKASAYITLT from the exons ATGAATGAAATCGTAGCGCGCTGGGCGGCAGAGCGGGCGGCGCAGGCCGGGCTGGGCCCGCGCGCGGCGGCAGCAGCGCCCCGGGCCGGAGGCGGCCCAGCCGAGCGGGCCATGGCCACCGCCATTCAGAACCCGCTCAAGTC CCTAGGCGAGGACTTCTACCGCGAGGCCATTGAGCACTGCCGCAGCTACAACGCGCGCCTGTGCGCTGAGCGCAGCCTGCGCCTGCCCTTCCTCGACTCGCAGACCGGCGTGGCCCAGAACAACTGCTACATCTGGATGGAAAAGACCCACCGCGGACCTG GTCTGGCCCCGGGACAGATCTACACGTACCCCGCGCGCTGTTGGAGAAAGAAACGGAGACTTAACATCCTGGAGGACCCCAGACTCCGGCCCTGCGAGTACAAGATCG ATTGTGAGGCACCCCTGAAGAAGGAGGGTGGCCTCCCCGAAGGGCCTGTCCTCGAGGCGCTACTGTGTGCTGAGACAGGGGAGAAGAAGATCGagttgaaggaggaggagaccaTTATGGACTGCCAG AAACAGCAGCTGCTGGAGTTTCCACATGATCTCGAGGTGGAAGACTTGGAGGATGACATTCCCAGGAGGAAGAACAGGGCTAAAGGAAAG GCATATGGCATCGGGGGTCTCCGGAAACGCCAGGACACCGCATCCCTGGAGGACCGAGACAAGCCGTATGTCTGTGATA TCTGTGGGAAACGGTATAAGAACCGGCCAGGGCTCAGCTACCACTACACCCACACCCACCTggctgaggaggagggggaggagaacgCCGAGCGCCACGCCCTGCCCTTCCACCGGAAAAACAACCATAAAC AGTTTTACAAAGAATTGGCCTGGGTccctgaggcacagaggaaaCACACAG CCAAGAAGGCGCCCGATGGCACTGTCATCCCCAACGGCTACTGTGActtctgcctgggtggctccaagAAGACGGGGTGTCCCGAGGACCTCATCTCCTGTGCTGACTGTGGGCGATCAG GACACCCCTCATGTTTACAGTTTACGGTGAACATGACGGCGGCCGTGCGGACCTACCGCTGGCAGTGCATCGAGTGCAAGTCCTGCAGCCTGTGCGGCACCTCGGAGAACGAC GGTGCCAGCTGGGCGGGTCTCACCCCCCAGGACCAGCTGCTGTTTTGTGACGACTGCGATCGGGGTTACCACATGTACTGCCTGAGCCCCCCCATGGCGGAGCCCCCGGAAGGTGAGAGAAGAG GGAGCTGGAGTTGTCACCTCTGTCTTCGGCACCTGAAAGAGAAGGCCTCTGCCTACATCACCCTCACCTAG
- the DPF1 gene encoding zinc finger protein neuro-d4 isoform X3, giving the protein MNEIVARWAAERAAQAGLGPRAAAAAPRAGGGPAERAMATAIQNPLKSLGEDFYREAIEHCRSYNARLCAERSLRLPFLDSQTGVAQNNCYIWMEKTHRGPGLAPGQIYTYPARCWRKKRRLNILEDPRLRPCEYKIDCEAPLKKEGGLPEGPVLEALLCAETGEKKIELKEEETIMDCQKQQLLEFPHDLEVEDLEDDIPRRKNRAKGKAYGIGGLRKRQDTASLEDRDKPYVCDICGKRYKNRPGLSYHYTHTHLAEEEGEENAERHALPFHRKNNHKQFYKELAWVPEAQRKHTAKKAPDGTVIPNGYCDFCLGGSKKTGCPEDLISCADCGRSGHPSCLQFTVNMTAAVRTYRWQCIECKSCSLCGTSENDDQLLFCDDCDRGYHMYCLSPPMAEPPEGERRGSWSCHLCLRHLKEKASAYITLT; this is encoded by the exons ATGAATGAAATCGTAGCGCGCTGGGCGGCAGAGCGGGCGGCGCAGGCCGGGCTGGGCCCGCGCGCGGCGGCAGCAGCGCCCCGGGCCGGAGGCGGCCCAGCCGAGCGGGCCATGGCCACCGCCATTCAGAACCCGCTCAAGTC CCTAGGCGAGGACTTCTACCGCGAGGCCATTGAGCACTGCCGCAGCTACAACGCGCGCCTGTGCGCTGAGCGCAGCCTGCGCCTGCCCTTCCTCGACTCGCAGACCGGCGTGGCCCAGAACAACTGCTACATCTGGATGGAAAAGACCCACCGCGGACCTG GTCTGGCCCCGGGACAGATCTACACGTACCCCGCGCGCTGTTGGAGAAAGAAACGGAGACTTAACATCCTGGAGGACCCCAGACTCCGGCCCTGCGAGTACAAGATCG ATTGTGAGGCACCCCTGAAGAAGGAGGGTGGCCTCCCCGAAGGGCCTGTCCTCGAGGCGCTACTGTGTGCTGAGACAGGGGAGAAGAAGATCGagttgaaggaggaggagaccaTTATGGACTGCCAG AAACAGCAGCTGCTGGAGTTTCCACATGATCTCGAGGTGGAAGACTTGGAGGATGACATTCCCAGGAGGAAGAACAGGGCTAAAGGAAAG GCATATGGCATCGGGGGTCTCCGGAAACGCCAGGACACCGCATCCCTGGAGGACCGAGACAAGCCGTATGTCTGTGATA TCTGTGGGAAACGGTATAAGAACCGGCCAGGGCTCAGCTACCACTACACCCACACCCACCTggctgaggaggagggggaggagaacgCCGAGCGCCACGCCCTGCCCTTCCACCGGAAAAACAACCATAAAC AGTTTTACAAAGAATTGGCCTGGGTccctgaggcacagaggaaaCACACAG CCAAGAAGGCGCCCGATGGCACTGTCATCCCCAACGGCTACTGTGActtctgcctgggtggctccaagAAGACGGGGTGTCCCGAGGACCTCATCTCCTGTGCTGACTGTGGGCGATCAG GACACCCCTCATGTTTACAGTTTACGGTGAACATGACGGCGGCCGTGCGGACCTACCGCTGGCAGTGCATCGAGTGCAAGTCCTGCAGCCTGTGCGGCACCTCGGAGAACGAC GACCAGCTGCTGTTTTGTGACGACTGCGATCGGGGTTACCACATGTACTGCCTGAGCCCCCCCATGGCGGAGCCCCCGGAAGGTGAGAGAAGAG GGAGCTGGAGTTGTCACCTCTGTCTTCGGCACCTGAAAGAGAAGGCCTCTGCCTACATCACCCTCACCTAG
- the DPF1 gene encoding zinc finger protein neuro-d4 isoform X5, with the protein MNEIVARWAAERAAQAGLGPRAAAAAPRAGGGPAERAMATAIQNPLKSLGEDFYREAIEHCRSYNARLCAERSLRLPFLDSQTGVAQNNCYIWMEKTHRGPGLAPGQIYTYPARCWRKKRRLNILEDPRLRPCEYKIDCEAPLKKEGGLPEGPVLEALLCAETGEKKIELKEEETIMDCQKQQLLEFPHDLEVEDLEDDIPRRKNRAKGKAYGIGGLRKRQDTASLEDRDKPYVCDICGKRYKNRPGLSYHYTHTHLAEEEGEENAERHALPFHRKNNHKQFYKELAWVPEAQRKHTAKKAPDGTVIPNGYCDFCLGGSKKTGCPEDLISCADCGRSGHPSCLQFTVNMTAAVRTYRWQCIECKSCSLCGTSENDDQLLFCDDCDRGYHMYCLSPPMAEPPEGSWSCHLCLRHLKEKASAYITLT; encoded by the exons ATGAATGAAATCGTAGCGCGCTGGGCGGCAGAGCGGGCGGCGCAGGCCGGGCTGGGCCCGCGCGCGGCGGCAGCAGCGCCCCGGGCCGGAGGCGGCCCAGCCGAGCGGGCCATGGCCACCGCCATTCAGAACCCGCTCAAGTC CCTAGGCGAGGACTTCTACCGCGAGGCCATTGAGCACTGCCGCAGCTACAACGCGCGCCTGTGCGCTGAGCGCAGCCTGCGCCTGCCCTTCCTCGACTCGCAGACCGGCGTGGCCCAGAACAACTGCTACATCTGGATGGAAAAGACCCACCGCGGACCTG GTCTGGCCCCGGGACAGATCTACACGTACCCCGCGCGCTGTTGGAGAAAGAAACGGAGACTTAACATCCTGGAGGACCCCAGACTCCGGCCCTGCGAGTACAAGATCG ATTGTGAGGCACCCCTGAAGAAGGAGGGTGGCCTCCCCGAAGGGCCTGTCCTCGAGGCGCTACTGTGTGCTGAGACAGGGGAGAAGAAGATCGagttgaaggaggaggagaccaTTATGGACTGCCAG AAACAGCAGCTGCTGGAGTTTCCACATGATCTCGAGGTGGAAGACTTGGAGGATGACATTCCCAGGAGGAAGAACAGGGCTAAAGGAAAG GCATATGGCATCGGGGGTCTCCGGAAACGCCAGGACACCGCATCCCTGGAGGACCGAGACAAGCCGTATGTCTGTGATA TCTGTGGGAAACGGTATAAGAACCGGCCAGGGCTCAGCTACCACTACACCCACACCCACCTggctgaggaggagggggaggagaacgCCGAGCGCCACGCCCTGCCCTTCCACCGGAAAAACAACCATAAAC AGTTTTACAAAGAATTGGCCTGGGTccctgaggcacagaggaaaCACACAG CCAAGAAGGCGCCCGATGGCACTGTCATCCCCAACGGCTACTGTGActtctgcctgggtggctccaagAAGACGGGGTGTCCCGAGGACCTCATCTCCTGTGCTGACTGTGGGCGATCAG GACACCCCTCATGTTTACAGTTTACGGTGAACATGACGGCGGCCGTGCGGACCTACCGCTGGCAGTGCATCGAGTGCAAGTCCTGCAGCCTGTGCGGCACCTCGGAGAACGAC GACCAGCTGCTGTTTTGTGACGACTGCGATCGGGGTTACCACATGTACTGCCTGAGCCCCCCCATGGCGGAGCCCCCGGAAG GGAGCTGGAGTTGTCACCTCTGTCTTCGGCACCTGAAAGAGAAGGCCTCTGCCTACATCACCCTCACCTAG
- the DPF1 gene encoding zinc finger protein neuro-d4 isoform X10 translates to MNEIVARWAAERAAQAGLGPRAAAAAPRAGGGPAERAMATAIQNPLKSLGEDFYREAIEHCRSYNARLCAERSLRLPFLDSQTGVAQNNCYIWMEKTHRGPGLAPGQIYTYPARCWRKKRRLNILEDPRLRPCEYKIDCEAPLKKEGGLPEGPVLEALLCAETGEKKIELKEEETIMDCQKQQLLEFPHDLEVEDLEDDIPRRKNRAKGKAYGIGGLRKRQDTASLEDRDKPYVCDICGKRYKNRPGLSYHYTHTHLAEEEGEENAERHALPFHRKNNHKQFYKELAWVPEAQRKHTAKKAPDGTVIPNGYCDFCLGGSKKTGCPEDLISCADCGRSGHPSCLQFTVNMTAAVRTYRWQCIECKSCSLCGTSENDCPLTEPGT, encoded by the exons ATGAATGAAATCGTAGCGCGCTGGGCGGCAGAGCGGGCGGCGCAGGCCGGGCTGGGCCCGCGCGCGGCGGCAGCAGCGCCCCGGGCCGGAGGCGGCCCAGCCGAGCGGGCCATGGCCACCGCCATTCAGAACCCGCTCAAGTC CCTAGGCGAGGACTTCTACCGCGAGGCCATTGAGCACTGCCGCAGCTACAACGCGCGCCTGTGCGCTGAGCGCAGCCTGCGCCTGCCCTTCCTCGACTCGCAGACCGGCGTGGCCCAGAACAACTGCTACATCTGGATGGAAAAGACCCACCGCGGACCTG GTCTGGCCCCGGGACAGATCTACACGTACCCCGCGCGCTGTTGGAGAAAGAAACGGAGACTTAACATCCTGGAGGACCCCAGACTCCGGCCCTGCGAGTACAAGATCG ATTGTGAGGCACCCCTGAAGAAGGAGGGTGGCCTCCCCGAAGGGCCTGTCCTCGAGGCGCTACTGTGTGCTGAGACAGGGGAGAAGAAGATCGagttgaaggaggaggagaccaTTATGGACTGCCAG AAACAGCAGCTGCTGGAGTTTCCACATGATCTCGAGGTGGAAGACTTGGAGGATGACATTCCCAGGAGGAAGAACAGGGCTAAAGGAAAG GCATATGGCATCGGGGGTCTCCGGAAACGCCAGGACACCGCATCCCTGGAGGACCGAGACAAGCCGTATGTCTGTGATA TCTGTGGGAAACGGTATAAGAACCGGCCAGGGCTCAGCTACCACTACACCCACACCCACCTggctgaggaggagggggaggagaacgCCGAGCGCCACGCCCTGCCCTTCCACCGGAAAAACAACCATAAAC AGTTTTACAAAGAATTGGCCTGGGTccctgaggcacagaggaaaCACACAG CCAAGAAGGCGCCCGATGGCACTGTCATCCCCAACGGCTACTGTGActtctgcctgggtggctccaagAAGACGGGGTGTCCCGAGGACCTCATCTCCTGTGCTGACTGTGGGCGATCAG GACACCCCTCATGTTTACAGTTTACGGTGAACATGACGGCGGCCGTGCGGACCTACCGCTGGCAGTGCATCGAGTGCAAGTCCTGCAGCCTGTGCGGCACCTCGGAGAACGAC TGTCCATTAACTGAGCCCGGCACTTAG
- the DPF1 gene encoding zinc finger protein neuro-d4 isoform X2, with amino-acid sequence MNEIVARWAAERAAQAGLGPRAAAAAPRAGGGPAERAMATAIQNPLKSLGEDFYREAIEHCRSYNARLCAERSLRLPFLDSQTGVAQNNCYIWMEKTHRGPGLAPGQIYTYPARCWRKKRRLNILEDPRLRPCEYKIDCEAPLKKEGGLPEGPVLEALLCAETGEKKIELKEEETIMDCQKQQLLEFPHDLEVEDLEDDIPRRKNRAKGKAYGIGGLRKRQDTASLEDRDKPYVCDICGKRYKNRPGLSYHYTHTHLAEEEGEENAERHALPFHRKNNHKQFYKELAWVPEAQRKHTAKKAPDGTVIPNGYCDFCLGGSKKTGCPEDLISCADCGRSGHPSCLQFTVNMTAAVRTYRWQCIECKSCSLCGTSENDGASWAGLTPQDQLLFCDDCDRGYHMYCLSPPMAEPPEGSWSCHLCLRHLKEKASAYITLT; translated from the exons ATGAATGAAATCGTAGCGCGCTGGGCGGCAGAGCGGGCGGCGCAGGCCGGGCTGGGCCCGCGCGCGGCGGCAGCAGCGCCCCGGGCCGGAGGCGGCCCAGCCGAGCGGGCCATGGCCACCGCCATTCAGAACCCGCTCAAGTC CCTAGGCGAGGACTTCTACCGCGAGGCCATTGAGCACTGCCGCAGCTACAACGCGCGCCTGTGCGCTGAGCGCAGCCTGCGCCTGCCCTTCCTCGACTCGCAGACCGGCGTGGCCCAGAACAACTGCTACATCTGGATGGAAAAGACCCACCGCGGACCTG GTCTGGCCCCGGGACAGATCTACACGTACCCCGCGCGCTGTTGGAGAAAGAAACGGAGACTTAACATCCTGGAGGACCCCAGACTCCGGCCCTGCGAGTACAAGATCG ATTGTGAGGCACCCCTGAAGAAGGAGGGTGGCCTCCCCGAAGGGCCTGTCCTCGAGGCGCTACTGTGTGCTGAGACAGGGGAGAAGAAGATCGagttgaaggaggaggagaccaTTATGGACTGCCAG AAACAGCAGCTGCTGGAGTTTCCACATGATCTCGAGGTGGAAGACTTGGAGGATGACATTCCCAGGAGGAAGAACAGGGCTAAAGGAAAG GCATATGGCATCGGGGGTCTCCGGAAACGCCAGGACACCGCATCCCTGGAGGACCGAGACAAGCCGTATGTCTGTGATA TCTGTGGGAAACGGTATAAGAACCGGCCAGGGCTCAGCTACCACTACACCCACACCCACCTggctgaggaggagggggaggagaacgCCGAGCGCCACGCCCTGCCCTTCCACCGGAAAAACAACCATAAAC AGTTTTACAAAGAATTGGCCTGGGTccctgaggcacagaggaaaCACACAG CCAAGAAGGCGCCCGATGGCACTGTCATCCCCAACGGCTACTGTGActtctgcctgggtggctccaagAAGACGGGGTGTCCCGAGGACCTCATCTCCTGTGCTGACTGTGGGCGATCAG GACACCCCTCATGTTTACAGTTTACGGTGAACATGACGGCGGCCGTGCGGACCTACCGCTGGCAGTGCATCGAGTGCAAGTCCTGCAGCCTGTGCGGCACCTCGGAGAACGAC GGTGCCAGCTGGGCGGGTCTCACCCCCCAGGACCAGCTGCTGTTTTGTGACGACTGCGATCGGGGTTACCACATGTACTGCCTGAGCCCCCCCATGGCGGAGCCCCCGGAAG GGAGCTGGAGTTGTCACCTCTGTCTTCGGCACCTGAAAGAGAAGGCCTCTGCCTACATCACCCTCACCTAG
- the DPF1 gene encoding zinc finger protein neuro-d4 isoform X6, giving the protein MGGLSARPSAGRTDPAGTCWGQDPGSKMATVIPGPLSLGEDFYREAIEHCRSYNARLCAERSLRLPFLDSQTGVAQNNCYIWMEKTHRGPGLAPGQIYTYPARCWRKKRRLNILEDPRLRPCEYKIDCEAPLKKEGGLPEGPVLEALLCAETGEKKIELKEEETIMDCQKQQLLEFPHDLEVEDLEDDIPRRKNRAKGKAYGIGGLRKRQDTASLEDRDKPYVCDICGKRYKNRPGLSYHYTHTHLAEEEGEENAERHALPFHRKNNHKQFYKELAWVPEAQRKHTAKKAPDGTVIPNGYCDFCLGGSKKTGCPEDLISCADCGRSGHPSCLQFTVNMTAAVRTYRWQCIECKSCSLCGTSENDGASWAGLTPQDQLLFCDDCDRGYHMYCLSPPMAEPPEGSWSCHLCLRHLKEKASAYITLT; this is encoded by the exons ATGGGCGGCCTCAGCGCCCGCCCGAGCGCTGGGAGGACCGACCCGGCGGGGACCTGCTGGGGGCAGGACCCGGGGAGCAAGATGGCCACGGTCATCCCCGGCCCCCTGAG CCTAGGCGAGGACTTCTACCGCGAGGCCATTGAGCACTGCCGCAGCTACAACGCGCGCCTGTGCGCTGAGCGCAGCCTGCGCCTGCCCTTCCTCGACTCGCAGACCGGCGTGGCCCAGAACAACTGCTACATCTGGATGGAAAAGACCCACCGCGGACCTG GTCTGGCCCCGGGACAGATCTACACGTACCCCGCGCGCTGTTGGAGAAAGAAACGGAGACTTAACATCCTGGAGGACCCCAGACTCCGGCCCTGCGAGTACAAGATCG ATTGTGAGGCACCCCTGAAGAAGGAGGGTGGCCTCCCCGAAGGGCCTGTCCTCGAGGCGCTACTGTGTGCTGAGACAGGGGAGAAGAAGATCGagttgaaggaggaggagaccaTTATGGACTGCCAG AAACAGCAGCTGCTGGAGTTTCCACATGATCTCGAGGTGGAAGACTTGGAGGATGACATTCCCAGGAGGAAGAACAGGGCTAAAGGAAAG GCATATGGCATCGGGGGTCTCCGGAAACGCCAGGACACCGCATCCCTGGAGGACCGAGACAAGCCGTATGTCTGTGATA TCTGTGGGAAACGGTATAAGAACCGGCCAGGGCTCAGCTACCACTACACCCACACCCACCTggctgaggaggagggggaggagaacgCCGAGCGCCACGCCCTGCCCTTCCACCGGAAAAACAACCATAAAC AGTTTTACAAAGAATTGGCCTGGGTccctgaggcacagaggaaaCACACAG CCAAGAAGGCGCCCGATGGCACTGTCATCCCCAACGGCTACTGTGActtctgcctgggtggctccaagAAGACGGGGTGTCCCGAGGACCTCATCTCCTGTGCTGACTGTGGGCGATCAG GACACCCCTCATGTTTACAGTTTACGGTGAACATGACGGCGGCCGTGCGGACCTACCGCTGGCAGTGCATCGAGTGCAAGTCCTGCAGCCTGTGCGGCACCTCGGAGAACGAC GGTGCCAGCTGGGCGGGTCTCACCCCCCAGGACCAGCTGCTGTTTTGTGACGACTGCGATCGGGGTTACCACATGTACTGCCTGAGCCCCCCCATGGCGGAGCCCCCGGAAG GGAGCTGGAGTTGTCACCTCTGTCTTCGGCACCTGAAAGAGAAGGCCTCTGCCTACATCACCCTCACCTAG